Proteins encoded within one genomic window of Pseudalkalibacillus sp. SCS-8:
- a CDS encoding SDR family oxidoreductase codes for MSANKCVVVTGASSGLGSHIAKMVAAKGWTPVLVARSEDKLQHLQNEIKHDFQIQAPYYRLDVQDVVDVERVFNRIEREVGPIDVLVNNAGYGIFEYFLEADMEDVKGMFDTNVVGLMACTKAVLPEMMNRKSGHIINIASQAAKLATVKGSVYAATKHAVLGFSNSLRLETKDHGIVVTTVNPGPIQTNFFKIADKTGEYEKNIEKWLLEPVDVARKVTKAIERPVREVNMPGWMEIGSKLYQLAPSIVEKLGKKAFSQK; via the coding sequence ATGAGTGCAAATAAGTGTGTTGTCGTGACAGGGGCCTCGAGCGGACTTGGGTCGCATATCGCAAAAATGGTCGCAGCAAAAGGCTGGACGCCTGTACTCGTGGCCCGTTCAGAGGACAAATTGCAGCATCTTCAGAATGAAATCAAGCATGATTTCCAAATACAAGCACCGTATTATCGCCTGGATGTCCAAGATGTAGTTGATGTCGAACGGGTTTTCAACCGGATTGAAAGAGAGGTAGGACCCATTGATGTGCTGGTCAATAATGCAGGATACGGCATTTTCGAATATTTCCTGGAAGCGGACATGGAAGATGTGAAGGGTATGTTTGATACGAATGTCGTCGGGTTGATGGCTTGCACAAAAGCAGTCCTCCCAGAGATGATGAACCGTAAAAGTGGACATATCATCAATATTGCATCCCAAGCAGCAAAGCTCGCCACTGTGAAAGGAAGCGTCTATGCAGCGACCAAGCATGCCGTCCTCGGCTTTTCAAACAGTCTGCGATTAGAAACAAAGGACCATGGCATTGTTGTGACGACAGTAAATCCAGGGCCGATTCAGACGAACTTTTTCAAGATTGCCGATAAAACAGGGGAATATGAAAAGAACATTGAAAAGTGGCTGCTGGAGCCGGTGGATGTTGCTCGTAAAGTCACAAAAGCAATTGAAAGACCGGTACGTGAAGTGAACATGCCAGGCTGGATGGAAATTGGGAGTAAATTGTATCAGCTTGCTCCTTCCATCGTGGAGAAATTAGGTAAAAAGGCATTCAGTCAAAAATGA